A window from Ictalurus furcatus strain D&B chromosome 16, Billie_1.0, whole genome shotgun sequence encodes these proteins:
- the LOC128620040 gene encoding inactive serine/threonine-protein kinase TEX14-like isoform X4, whose amino-acid sequence MSGVPIVPCPVRLGSVKTGGVAARLHQFTRERNLQKAEKLLKQGVDVDCVNHLGQTSLFCASLLGFGAVAELLLQYGADPNRRCDDRSTPVHAAVFSCNTGLLSALLEAGGDLRLHDDQGRTPRDWAEIGAQEHSARMVSFIKRCMSVMRSLSESQSPRERRVTPTSSKSLLRSPSVLDFLRPVSDVVFNKKVTTKSPISDTVQCFGFGKLCVKKSGMSVGVLASVPLIPDSELSQAEDEALHSFPCGSFSKMTNYSWRGSRVTVKELQIDSTHRHAAQHGYLDLLVTELDFCCQLFHPHILQLMAVSSSSHLQQSKLVYERVHVGSLYTLLYHRRAEFPVLQVYEVLSLILQVCEALFYLHSRSLVLRSLSSHSVLVVHPGVAKVTGLGFTVPSDCSPSSTLPVPAMLYNWAAPEVIRRKACTGKADLYSICALIQELYTDAVPWGSVNPCWIKQAVDAGQALFADPAVPQPYYDLLLNGLKPSAQERTCSLQDLRYTLRFHLSELSERERRSETRPLQARSSPHRWSADIRKNRDSVHPDEQQVVDKVNQDQLRELDSFLENQTKQKSSLINLQNEATECCTSSDTILQDISFRDILPLDESHLSSRPPFVEEEYTEEEEARTQSSICNHVSSIVLNLKVSQLLRQQVESSLDKFESRIMGNTCSGIPQFDEPDGCRGRQVVMLKAAGPPSYNYIPSVMRQEMEEEVTEFCSAGEESFESSEGDKNISQRDRRTRGGQEQAVRFTEECDGLYQSSAACTSQELTQNQRAEHNWTTGEVSAAVAWMTRGFLSCAAGALVESSDSEEAQEQPQRPLMDAQEDAEEALFKSFAGVHSESEESTDFHTMNHTFTLPNAVYEVKGQHREEDGSDSDYDQSPLEPSSIFYTPKHNQENTHAKEELSQTPNSEDDPDVTIEVCRPDMTVKTTFRECQSSPEEPEHTEAESAPPSVHTTRSSHMADIADLSSITCSPAQLQEWVGQNEARPSPHSTHFPPCNSTPCSPRTHTAGRGCSAPRREEVCVSPLVPHLQSLMETSPWGSAESPSRTESYNTARLERTDTIHWSVPERSFPQGDSETPSSGNQEFITASSGVRHSEEKSQDHSDTAAVADDHEDTFIEEEEECNKLSDAEQHAESYGQEIPEGQEAQHPDPTQRPLECDTEKDRSLEEAKRANSTLDEVLQGLLENPEAQRTVRGAAVITDVSAGSDQEEERVFGQSVSAERGICQQLEEEEVILEEDFSCSRGDASEGAATKGTKTKTHSSQVSGSDIEKLS is encoded by the exons ATGTCGGGCGTGCCCATTGTGCCCTGTCCCGTACGCTTGGGCTCCGTCAAAACCGGAGGTGTGGCGGCTCGGCTGCACCAGTTCACCCGGGAGAGAAACCTGCAAAAAGCAGAGAAGCTCCTCAAGCAAG GTGTGGACGTGGACTGTGTGAATCACCTGGGCCAGACGTCTCTTTTCTGCGCGTCTCTGCTGGGGTTCGGCGCCGTGGCCGAGCTGCTTCTTCAGTACGGAGCCGATCCCAATCG CCGCTGTGATGACAGGAGCACTCCGGTCCACGCCGCCGTGTTCTCCTGTAACACGGGGCTGCTCAGCGCTCTGCTGGAGGCAGGGGGAGATCTGCGACTTCACGACGATCAGGGCAGGACGCCGAGAGATTGGGCCGAGATTGGAGCTCAGGAGCATAGTGCTAGG ATGGTCAGTTTCATTAAGAGATGCATGTCTGTCATGAGGAGTCTGTCTGAGTCGCAGTCACCCAGAGAGAGACGCGTCACTCCCACTTCCTCCAAGAGCCTCCTGCGCTCACCGTCTGTCCTGGACTTCCTCAGACC GGTCTCTGACGTGGTGTTTAACAAGAAAGTAACCACAAAGTCGCCCATATCTGACACGGTCCAGTGTTTCGGCTTTGGAAAG ttGTGCGTGAAGAAGTCCGGGATGTCTGTCGGCGTTCTCGCCTCCGTGCCGTTAATACCAGACTCCGAGTTATCGCAGGCCGAAGACGAGGCTCTGCACTCGTTCCCGTGTGGATCCTTCAGCAAAATGACCAA CTACAGTTGGAGAGGAAGCCGTGTTACGGTGAAGGAGCTGCAGATCGACAGCACGCACCGACACGCCGCGCAACACGGCTACCTCGACCTGCTTGTCACCGAGCTCGACTTCTGCTG TCAGCTGTTCCACCCCCACATTCTGCAGCTGATGGCAGTAAGCTCCTCCAGTCATCTGCAGCAGAGCAAACTGGTGTACGAGAGAGTGCATGTGGGCTCACTGTACACCCTGCTGTACCAcagg CGAGCGGAGTTCCCCGTCCTACAGGTGTATGAGGTTTTGTCACTGATCCTCCAGGTGTGTGAAGCTCTGTTCTACCTGCACAGCCGGTCCCTGGTGCTGCGCTCCCTCTCCTCTCACTCTGTCCTCGTCGTGCACCCAGGGGTTGCTAAGGTCACCGGTCTCGGCTTCACGGTGCCCAG TGATTGTAGTCCCTCCTCCACTCTGCCCGTCCCTGCGATGCTGTATAACTGGGCAGCTCCTGAAGTGATCAGGAGGAAAGCATGCACAGGAAAAGCAGATCTGTACAGCATCTGTGCTCTCATACAGGAGCTGTACACtg atgcagTTCCGTGGGGTTCTGTGAATCCATGCTGGATAAAGCAGGCCGTAGACGCGGGTCAGGCTCTCTTTGCAGATCCGGCCGTGCCACAGCCGTATTACGACCTGCTGCTGAACGGATTGAAGCCCAGCGCTCAGGAGAGAACCTGCAGCCTCCAGGACCTGCGATACACACTGCGCTTCCACCTCAGC GagctgagcgagagagagaggaggagtgaAACGCGCCCCCTACAGGCCAGGTCAAGCCCACACAGATGGAGCGCAGACATCAGGAAAAATCGAGACAGTGTGCACCCAG atgaGCAGCAGGTGGTGGATAAGGTAAATCAGGACCAGCTCCGAGAGCTAGACAGCTTTTTGGAGAaccaaacaaagcaaaaaagttCCCTCATTAATCTCCAAAATGAAGCGACAGAGTGCTGCACGTCCTCGGACACCATCCTCCAGGACATTTCCTTCCGGGACATCCTACCCCTGGATGAGTCGCACCTTTCGTCCCGCCCTCCATTTGTAGAGGAAGAGTAcacggaagaagaagaagcgagGACCCAGTCTTCCATTTGCAACCACGTCAGCTCCATTGTCCTGAACCTGAAAGTGTCTCAGCTGCTGCGGCAGCAGGTGGAGAGCAGCTTAGATAAGTTTGAGTCGAGGATAATGGGAAACACGTGCTCCGGAATCCCACAGTTCGACGAGCCAGACGGGTGTAGAGGCAGACAGGTGGTGATGCTGAAAGCAGCAGGACCTCCATCATATAACTACATACCCAGTGTGATGCGTCAGGAGATGGAAGAAGAAGTCACAGAGTTCTGCTCTGCTGGAGAGGAGAGCTTCGAAAGTTCTGAG GGAGATAAAAACATCTCTCAGAGAGACAGGAGGACGAGGGGAGGACAGGAGCAGGCAGTCAGATTCACTGAGGAGTGTGacgg GTTGTACCAGTCATCAGCGGCATGCACATCACAGGAGCTTACGCAAAACCAGCGTGCTGAACACAACTGGACCA CAGGTGAGGTGAGCGCGGCAGTGGCTTGGATGACGCGGGGTTTCCTGAGCTGTGCTGCAGGGGCACTGGTGGAGAGCAGTGACAGTGAGGAGGCGCAGGAGCAGCCGCAGCGCCCCCTGATGGACGCACAGGAGGACGCAGAGGAAGCTCTGTTCAAGAGCTTCGCAG GTGTGCACAGTGAGAGTGAAGAGAGCACTGACTTCCACACCATGAATCACACCTTCACACTGCCCAATGCTGTGtatgaggtcaaaggtcaacacAGG gaGGAGGACGGTTCAGACTCGGACTACGATCAGTCACCTCTGGAAccttccagcatcttctacacTCCAAAACACAATCAAGAAAACACCCACGCTAAAGAGGAGCTGTCACAG ACGCCTAATTCAGAGGATGATCCGGACGTGACAATAGAGGTGTGTCGCCCTGACATGACCGTAAAGACCACATTCAGAG AGTGTCAATCTTCACCAGAGGAGCCCGAACACACTGAAGCAGAATCAGCACCGCCGTCTGTACACACCACCAG gAGCAGTCATATGGCAGATATAGCTGATCTCTCCAGCATCACCTGTTCACCTGCACAACTCCAGGAGTGGGTGGGGCAAAACGAAGCCCGGCCTAGCCCACACAGCACACATTTCCCACCATGCAACAGTACCCCATGCAGCCCGCgtacacacacag CAGGTCGAGGCTGTAGCGCCCCCCGCAGGGAGGAGGTGTGTGTTTCCCCACTCGTCCCTCACCTGCAGTCTCTGATGGAGACGTCTCCATGGGGCAGCGCAGAGTCTCCGTCCCGCACAGAGAGCTACAACACGGCCAGACTGGAGCGCACTGACACG ATACACTGGTCTGTGCCTGAGAGGAGTTTTCCTCAGGGGGATTCAGAGACGCCCAGCTCTGGCAACCAGGAGTTCATTACAGCCAGCTCAGGGGTCAGACACAGTGAGGAGAAGAGCCAGGACCACAGTGACACAGCAG CAGTGGCTGATGACCATGAAGATACGTTCattgaggaagaggaggagtgtAACAAACTGTCAGATGCTGAGCAGCATGCAGAATCATACGGGCAAGAAATTCCAGAAGGGCAAGAAGCACAACATCCTGATCCAACACAGAGAC cattAGAGTGTGACACAGAAAAAGACCGATCTTTAGAGGAGGCTAAAAG AGCAAACTCCACCCTGGACGAGGTTCTGCAGGGCCTGCTGGAGAACCCTGAGGCACAGAGAACCGTGAGAGGAGCTGCAGTAATTACGGA TGTGAGCGCAGGATCTGATCAGGAAGAGGAGCGGGTGTTTGGACAGAGTGTGAGTGCGGAGCGGGGAATCTGTCAGcagttggaggaggaggaggtgatcCTGGAGGAGGACTTCAGCTGTTCCAGAGGAGATGCCAGTGAAGGAGCGGCAACGAAAggaacaaagacaaaaacacactcatCTCAg GTGTCAGGATCGGACATAGAGAAGCTATCTTAA
- the LOC128620040 gene encoding inactive serine/threonine-protein kinase TEX14-like isoform X1 — MSGVPIVPCPVRLGSVKTGGVAARLHQFTRERNLQKAEKLLKQGVDVDCVNHLGQTSLFCASLLGFGAVAELLLQYGADPNRRCDDRSTPVHAAVFSCNTGLLSALLEAGGDLRLHDDQGRTPRDWAEIGAQEHSARMVSFIKRCMSVMRSLSESQSPRERRVTPTSSKSLLRSPSVLDFLRPVSDVVFNKKVTTKSPISDTVQCFGFGKLCVKKSGMSVGVLASVPLIPDSELSQAEDEALHSFPCGSFSKMTNYSWRGSRVTVKELQIDSTHRHAAQHGYLDLLVTELDFCCQLFHPHILQLMAVSSSSHLQQSKLVYERVHVGSLYTLLYHRRAEFPVLQVYEVLSLILQVCEALFYLHSRSLVLRSLSSHSVLVVHPGVAKVTGLGFTVPSDCSPSSTLPVPAMLYNWAAPEVIRRKACTGKADLYSICALIQELYTDAVPWGSVNPCWIKQAVDAGQALFADPAVPQPYYDLLLNGLKPSAQERTCSLQDLRYTLRFHLSELSERERRSETRPLQARSSPHRWSADIRKNRDSVHPDEQQVVDKVNQDQLRELDSFLENQTKQKSSLINLQNEATECCTSSDTILQDISFRDILPLDESHLSSRPPFVEEEYTEEEEARTQSSICNHVSSIVLNLKVSQLLRQQVESSLDKFESRIMGNTCSGIPQFDEPDGCRGRQVVMLKAAGPPSYNYIPSVMRQEMEEEVTEFCSAGEESFESSEGDKNISQRDRRTRGGQEQAVRFTEECDGLYQSSAACTSQELTQNQRAEHNWTTGEVSAAVAWMTRGFLSCAAGALVESSDSEEAQEQPQRPLMDAQEDAEEALFKSFAGVHSESEESTDFHTMNHTFTLPNAVYEVKGQHREEDGSDSDYDQSPLEPSSIFYTPKHNQENTHAKEELSQTPNSEDDPDVTIEVCRPDMTVKTTFRECQSSPEEPEHTEAESAPPSVHTTRSSHMADIADLSSITCSPAQLQEWVGQNEARPSPHSTHFPPCNSTPCSPRTHTAGRGCSAPRREEVCVSPLVPHLQSLMETSPWGSAESPSRTESYNTARLERTDTIHWSVPERSFPQGDSETPSSGNQEFITASSGVRHSEEKSQDHSDTAAVADDHEDTFIEEEEECNKLSDAEQHAESYGQEIPEGQEAQHPDPTQRPLECDTEKDRSLEEAKRANSTLDEVLQGLLENPEAQRTVRGAAVITEMLSSYPVSVSAGSDQEEERVFGQSVSAERGICQQLEEEEVILEEDFSCSRGDASEGAATKGTKTKTHSSQVSGSDIEKLS; from the exons ATGTCGGGCGTGCCCATTGTGCCCTGTCCCGTACGCTTGGGCTCCGTCAAAACCGGAGGTGTGGCGGCTCGGCTGCACCAGTTCACCCGGGAGAGAAACCTGCAAAAAGCAGAGAAGCTCCTCAAGCAAG GTGTGGACGTGGACTGTGTGAATCACCTGGGCCAGACGTCTCTTTTCTGCGCGTCTCTGCTGGGGTTCGGCGCCGTGGCCGAGCTGCTTCTTCAGTACGGAGCCGATCCCAATCG CCGCTGTGATGACAGGAGCACTCCGGTCCACGCCGCCGTGTTCTCCTGTAACACGGGGCTGCTCAGCGCTCTGCTGGAGGCAGGGGGAGATCTGCGACTTCACGACGATCAGGGCAGGACGCCGAGAGATTGGGCCGAGATTGGAGCTCAGGAGCATAGTGCTAGG ATGGTCAGTTTCATTAAGAGATGCATGTCTGTCATGAGGAGTCTGTCTGAGTCGCAGTCACCCAGAGAGAGACGCGTCACTCCCACTTCCTCCAAGAGCCTCCTGCGCTCACCGTCTGTCCTGGACTTCCTCAGACC GGTCTCTGACGTGGTGTTTAACAAGAAAGTAACCACAAAGTCGCCCATATCTGACACGGTCCAGTGTTTCGGCTTTGGAAAG ttGTGCGTGAAGAAGTCCGGGATGTCTGTCGGCGTTCTCGCCTCCGTGCCGTTAATACCAGACTCCGAGTTATCGCAGGCCGAAGACGAGGCTCTGCACTCGTTCCCGTGTGGATCCTTCAGCAAAATGACCAA CTACAGTTGGAGAGGAAGCCGTGTTACGGTGAAGGAGCTGCAGATCGACAGCACGCACCGACACGCCGCGCAACACGGCTACCTCGACCTGCTTGTCACCGAGCTCGACTTCTGCTG TCAGCTGTTCCACCCCCACATTCTGCAGCTGATGGCAGTAAGCTCCTCCAGTCATCTGCAGCAGAGCAAACTGGTGTACGAGAGAGTGCATGTGGGCTCACTGTACACCCTGCTGTACCAcagg CGAGCGGAGTTCCCCGTCCTACAGGTGTATGAGGTTTTGTCACTGATCCTCCAGGTGTGTGAAGCTCTGTTCTACCTGCACAGCCGGTCCCTGGTGCTGCGCTCCCTCTCCTCTCACTCTGTCCTCGTCGTGCACCCAGGGGTTGCTAAGGTCACCGGTCTCGGCTTCACGGTGCCCAG TGATTGTAGTCCCTCCTCCACTCTGCCCGTCCCTGCGATGCTGTATAACTGGGCAGCTCCTGAAGTGATCAGGAGGAAAGCATGCACAGGAAAAGCAGATCTGTACAGCATCTGTGCTCTCATACAGGAGCTGTACACtg atgcagTTCCGTGGGGTTCTGTGAATCCATGCTGGATAAAGCAGGCCGTAGACGCGGGTCAGGCTCTCTTTGCAGATCCGGCCGTGCCACAGCCGTATTACGACCTGCTGCTGAACGGATTGAAGCCCAGCGCTCAGGAGAGAACCTGCAGCCTCCAGGACCTGCGATACACACTGCGCTTCCACCTCAGC GagctgagcgagagagagaggaggagtgaAACGCGCCCCCTACAGGCCAGGTCAAGCCCACACAGATGGAGCGCAGACATCAGGAAAAATCGAGACAGTGTGCACCCAG atgaGCAGCAGGTGGTGGATAAGGTAAATCAGGACCAGCTCCGAGAGCTAGACAGCTTTTTGGAGAaccaaacaaagcaaaaaagttCCCTCATTAATCTCCAAAATGAAGCGACAGAGTGCTGCACGTCCTCGGACACCATCCTCCAGGACATTTCCTTCCGGGACATCCTACCCCTGGATGAGTCGCACCTTTCGTCCCGCCCTCCATTTGTAGAGGAAGAGTAcacggaagaagaagaagcgagGACCCAGTCTTCCATTTGCAACCACGTCAGCTCCATTGTCCTGAACCTGAAAGTGTCTCAGCTGCTGCGGCAGCAGGTGGAGAGCAGCTTAGATAAGTTTGAGTCGAGGATAATGGGAAACACGTGCTCCGGAATCCCACAGTTCGACGAGCCAGACGGGTGTAGAGGCAGACAGGTGGTGATGCTGAAAGCAGCAGGACCTCCATCATATAACTACATACCCAGTGTGATGCGTCAGGAGATGGAAGAAGAAGTCACAGAGTTCTGCTCTGCTGGAGAGGAGAGCTTCGAAAGTTCTGAG GGAGATAAAAACATCTCTCAGAGAGACAGGAGGACGAGGGGAGGACAGGAGCAGGCAGTCAGATTCACTGAGGAGTGTGacgg GTTGTACCAGTCATCAGCGGCATGCACATCACAGGAGCTTACGCAAAACCAGCGTGCTGAACACAACTGGACCA CAGGTGAGGTGAGCGCGGCAGTGGCTTGGATGACGCGGGGTTTCCTGAGCTGTGCTGCAGGGGCACTGGTGGAGAGCAGTGACAGTGAGGAGGCGCAGGAGCAGCCGCAGCGCCCCCTGATGGACGCACAGGAGGACGCAGAGGAAGCTCTGTTCAAGAGCTTCGCAG GTGTGCACAGTGAGAGTGAAGAGAGCACTGACTTCCACACCATGAATCACACCTTCACACTGCCCAATGCTGTGtatgaggtcaaaggtcaacacAGG gaGGAGGACGGTTCAGACTCGGACTACGATCAGTCACCTCTGGAAccttccagcatcttctacacTCCAAAACACAATCAAGAAAACACCCACGCTAAAGAGGAGCTGTCACAG ACGCCTAATTCAGAGGATGATCCGGACGTGACAATAGAGGTGTGTCGCCCTGACATGACCGTAAAGACCACATTCAGAG AGTGTCAATCTTCACCAGAGGAGCCCGAACACACTGAAGCAGAATCAGCACCGCCGTCTGTACACACCACCAG gAGCAGTCATATGGCAGATATAGCTGATCTCTCCAGCATCACCTGTTCACCTGCACAACTCCAGGAGTGGGTGGGGCAAAACGAAGCCCGGCCTAGCCCACACAGCACACATTTCCCACCATGCAACAGTACCCCATGCAGCCCGCgtacacacacag CAGGTCGAGGCTGTAGCGCCCCCCGCAGGGAGGAGGTGTGTGTTTCCCCACTCGTCCCTCACCTGCAGTCTCTGATGGAGACGTCTCCATGGGGCAGCGCAGAGTCTCCGTCCCGCACAGAGAGCTACAACACGGCCAGACTGGAGCGCACTGACACG ATACACTGGTCTGTGCCTGAGAGGAGTTTTCCTCAGGGGGATTCAGAGACGCCCAGCTCTGGCAACCAGGAGTTCATTACAGCCAGCTCAGGGGTCAGACACAGTGAGGAGAAGAGCCAGGACCACAGTGACACAGCAG CAGTGGCTGATGACCATGAAGATACGTTCattgaggaagaggaggagtgtAACAAACTGTCAGATGCTGAGCAGCATGCAGAATCATACGGGCAAGAAATTCCAGAAGGGCAAGAAGCACAACATCCTGATCCAACACAGAGAC cattAGAGTGTGACACAGAAAAAGACCGATCTTTAGAGGAGGCTAAAAG AGCAAACTCCACCCTGGACGAGGTTCTGCAGGGCCTGCTGGAGAACCCTGAGGCACAGAGAACCGTGAGAGGAGCTGCAGTAATTACGGA AATGTTATCATCCTATCCTGTTAGTGTGAGCGCAGGATCTGATCAGGAAGAGGAGCGGGTGTTTGGACAGAGTGTGAGTGCGGAGCGGGGAATCTGTCAGcagttggaggaggaggaggtgatcCTGGAGGAGGACTTCAGCTGTTCCAGAGGAGATGCCAGTGAAGGAGCGGCAACGAAAggaacaaagacaaaaacacactcatCTCAg GTGTCAGGATCGGACATAGAGAAGCTATCTTAA